The stretch of DNA CAAGCGTAAAAATCACGAATTGTTAATAAAATATAAGAATGAAACGAAAAAGTGTGACGCTACGTTTATTGCATGGAACTTTTTAAAAAGCAGTGGATTTATCGTGAACGTTTTAAAGTACCGCTCTAATCAAATTCTCTACAATGCAACGTGACGGAAACCCTGCCCTGTCCCCCGATCCCCTCAAAGAATTCAACATTGTACATGATATTTCCTTACGTTTCAATGAACCCATGCATAGTTCTATATCCTAACATAGTTGTCGACACTAATCCCTAACAAATCCTACAGCTGGCATGTATTAACAGTATCAGAGGTAAGTCTTTAGTTTTGCATGTCATCACCGTTTGGGGGAATAAATGTCTTAGACGCGAGACATTATCCACCCTATGCTTATTACTCTATAGTTTGGAGGAAGAATGGGACCATATTTGTTACATCGCACTGTTGACAAACATCATCCATCCGTTGGTACTAGAGAGGAGCACTCAGCAACAACCTGAATGTGTATAATATTCGTTAAGTCCCTTTGGCCTTTCACAGAGGTAAAACGGAACTCAAAAAGTTCCGGAGGTGGGGAAAAGCATGATAGAAGAAGTACGTTTTGAGAAGACTTTTGAAGATGAAATGAGGTTGCAAAGTAAAAGGGTTTTAGGGAGAGGGTGTCGGAGTTTAGGCCCGAAGCCGCTGAAGGTTTTGCCACTGACGGTAGAAGGGAAAGCTGAAGAATGATAAAGAAGGCCAGAGTCAGAAGAATGGAGGACACATTTTGGAGGTTACATGAGAGATTTGAATAGACAAGTACTTTAGATTCAGTGTATTGGGAGAACTAGAAGGTGCAAGGACAGAAGTGATAGGGAAGTGAAATAGGATGGGgggaacagaaataaaaacagaaatgtggaaatactcagcaggtctggcagcatctgtggagagagaagcagagttaacgtttcagttctgtgacctcacATAAGAAGAGGGAAAGTATGAAATGTAATAGGTGTTAAGCAATTGAAAGGGGGCAAGATTTGAAaacgaacaaaggggaaggtctgttatagggtggaagacaggagagattacatgacaaAGGGTTGGTGGTGCAAAGCCAAACGGAGTGGTAGTGGGATAAGGAAAGAAACAAATGATGTGTCTAGAGGTGGTgtcaatggcagaatgatgaacagctgctatcTGAAAGCAAAGAATGAGAAAAACATGGCAGTtaaaccaaaaccagcaaagaaaagggaaacaaaatgGTGGCCGTGCTTACAGTCTgacattattgaacttaatgttgagtccagaaggctgtaaaaagccgaatggaaagatgaggtgctgttcctcgagcttatactgagcttcattggaacatcgCAGGAGGTtgagaacagagaggtcagtgtgggagcaacgtggagaattaaaatgacaggcaaccggcAGCTtgggtgttcagcaaagcaatcacccaatctgtgtttggtcttcccaatgtagaggcgaccgcattgtgatcagcgaatacagtatactaaattgaaagaaatacagagAACACAGCTTCGTATGAGTTGAAGTCTACTTATGGTGGAGGCCATCGTGGATAGCATCAAAAAATTAAGCCTAGAGATAACCAACAGATTCAGGTTTTAGTGAAAATGAGTGTAAGGTTGGGGGGAAAGCAAGTAATTGTATAGGGCAATGAGGCAGTAAAGGAatcaaataagaaaagtaaaaatgAAAAACAGAAATTGTAAAAACTGCGATAGTTTAACACTAATTGCAACGGAATTCCAGTGTAAAAGCATTACAGGTGCATAGAAAATCTTGATCTAAGCGTGTAGGACAGGTAATTCCCAGTCGTTCAGATCTTGATACTCGGCACACTTAAGAATACTCAAATCTTTTCATAGTAGCACAAACTAGACCTTGTAATAACTTTTGTGCGAAATGCGTTTTTGTTTAGCTTTCCTTTTTCATTTGGATCGGATTGATTATCCGAGCCACAGTACCAAAGTAATCATTTTTATCGGCAACTTAGGATCCACCGTTATTGACAATCTAGTCATGCATTTATTGGGGCTCAACTGTCCCTGCTCGTCCTAACATAAAACATCATTCCAACGTTCGACCAGAGATTGGGCCGCATCAGGTACTTATAATGAAGCCTCCGTATCAGTTAAATTGTCTATGCTAAAAAAAATGTTGTTCAGGTTAAGCTTTATTCCACTGAGACAATTAAGAACAACTTTTTTCCAAACCCCTTCGCCCATAAAATTAAAATGGTCCACCCTGGATTGAGGATTGTCAGGGCTGGGGGTTGGGTGGGGAGTGGCAAAGTGGCCTATGGATTGCAGTGTGGACACCCTAATTTAGAGCCCGAATAAACACAAAACTAAACACAAAGCATTCATAGCCAGGATGGAAACTTTTGTACACCTAGTCCGGAGTTCGTGCGGGATCCTTAAACAAAACAGAAGACTTGTCTCCTAAAATGCTATGAAACATATCAAAACGGACGTTCTTCtaaaggtttaaagaagaataaaCGAACATATGAACAACGACGATAGAAAAAGACCTACTGATCCAACCAGGCTGTCCTAAAAATATTATCTATATGAAGACATGCTCATACAGCCCAGGTTGGAGAGAATATCAGACCCGTTAACAGTTAGGTTGATTGAATATAAATGTGGCAGCACCCAAGATTCATGGCAAGGCATTCTTCCCGCTGAGAAACTTTGGCAAAAAGAGTATTCTGCCGCAAGTATGTTCTTCTTAAAGATACAATTAGTGATTAGTGTAACGGACCTCGAATCTTTGCATCTCTCCAATAGGAAGTAACTATGCTTGACGAAGGGGTCCTATAACATGTAGAACCACATTTCACACAAATTATTTTTACAAACTTACATTTTCTAACAAAAACTTGTACCATCTTTAAAAATCTATAGCGTCTTATATTTGAATATTTGATGCGTGGCGATTTACCAAAGGATGAGCAAACCTATTAGCTCCATTAACTTTAGCGCTAGAACAATAAGGTTAAATTAGGTTCTTGTATCTTCATTGAAAGCGGGCACTTACATACATAGACGATTTTTATGCAATTGAAACGGGCAAGAGTTTATTTCCCAGTATCAAGGGAACATTTACATAGAAATATTGTTGGTTTAACAAGAGATAATATTATTTGTTTTACAGAATCTTGTTATAACAGCAGTGTCCCAATTCTCAGAAAGTTCGTTTTGTTGTGACTGAAGCAAGGAATTGACCTAAACAGTTACTCAATTACTCATGAACGTTAACATTAAATAATATCTGCATGATTGTTCTGCAAAGTATCACATCCCTGTTGTTGTATAAAACAGAATTAATGCACTTTATTTTCTCAAATTCTAAGCGATGCAGAATTTACTGAATTTAACGGCTAAAGCGAACCCTTCCATTAAAAGCATACCATCTTCTAGATATGAAGTATTACTTCCAGTTTTAGTAATAAGATGTTTCAGTTTTTGCAATAATAAATTTGCAATGAAAATTATCTGCTCAGTTGCCGATTGTGCGCTATTAACTTTGTGAGAAGTGAAATTTGCTTTTAATATTAAAGTGTTTTGTGCAGACGTATCACATCTAAACTCCAAATCTGTGTTCAAAGTGTGACATTTTAATGCAAAATACATTAAAGAATTATTTATATGATTTAAATAAAATGCATTTACAATGGCATTATAGATCACCTTTAAATTGTGCGAATGTTTTCAATGATAATTGTTTAAAAAGATTGCATCCGCGAAAAAAATGACTAATGAAGTTTGCAGCCAGAATTATTTCTTTCACATTGTTCTCGCCGCATCTGGGTTACTGTAGCATAGGAATAGAAATTAGGCAATAATGCTATAAAAGGTAGTTTTAAATTCTTCATTCATTCCATGTACGTGACAGCCACCCAACGGTCTCTCCAGCACCGGGTGAGTATTTCTGTTTTTCAAATTCTCCGTGCGAGGATATGAGAGAGTCAATATGGATGTTGTAGCTACAACTTGGGAACTTCTGCTTCGTATATGGGGAGTGAATACAGGTTGTTGCTGGAAGGGGAGAAAAGCACAATCAAAATAAAATTCTACCGTCGCATAGTGTCGTTTTATATCTGGATAAGTGATTTATCTGTCCATCCTTGTTCTCACTATAAGATCTCCGATGATTCCGCTAGGTGAATGCCATTATTTAATTATTTTACTTGTAGACCCGTTATTGGAGCACAATCAGATCTTGCAATTTTCAACGTGCAGTGAAGGAGCAGGGGGGGAAACTGATGATCTAAAAGCAGTAAAGGAAGAAAAGGCTGGGCTTGTCCTTCCTTTGATTGTTCTCAGCAAGTTCCAAAAGGGGACGCTTGGGTGACGTCATTTCACATTATAAAATGATTGAAAAGCAGCCGAGAAAGCAGCAGAGGACTCTTGATCCGGAGGCAGACAGATCTCCAAACGTAATCGACGAACTTTAATTTTATTGTATCTAGGCGTAGAATTGGCTATCTGATCAAACGAGAATGAACATCATCTCGTTTTTGGTTTCAGGACTATTCCTGGCTCTCTTGTCCACACGGACGGGTGCAAACCCCCTGTTTCAGTCACAGCAAGTAAGTTGATGACAACTGTTAGCATAACAAGTCACAGCGATCCGTACTGTGGAGCATGCATAGTATTTGTGTAACCTGTCTACACCACTAAATCGGCTAAAATGAATAACTGCTAGAAATTTATCGCACCTCTTTGCTGCCTTTCAAACTTGAGCATCAGtgcaatgaatatttttcatctttTGTGTTAAACCAACTGATAAACTTTATATTTGCAAAAATAACTGTCAATCTAAAATGAATATGATATAATTTATTTATAAAACAGGTGCATTTCTTCAGGGTGTTTGCTATCCCCTTCTGTAACTGTTGCGAATACTTTTTAACATTGCAATAATAATAAACGCAGCGCTTTGTCTAGTTGATATATAATCTCACGTTTCATTCCTATTGTGACTTTGGTGACAAATTCAGATATATATACGGCGGCAATAAAAATTAATCAATGGTTGAAATACATAACATTGCCCAGGGTTCAACGACATTGAGACTTTGCATAGATTCAGATTTAATGTACTGTGATTGTCTATTTCCGCTTCCCTTTACAGGATCTTGCACATTTATTAGGTGAAGAATTTTCTGAGTACCTTTCCTCAGAACGGGGTACCCCTGCAGTTATGAATGCCAAGGTCCGGTTTTTACGAGACCTCAGCTTCGACACCAGATCAAAGAGCACCTGGGCTCGGCTTTTCAACGACTATAACAACCCCAGGAGGTTCCGAGGAATCAACAAGAAAGGGTCTTCCAAGGGCTGTTTCGGACGCAAACTGGACAGAATAGGAGCGATGAGCGGACTGGGCTGTTAGATCTACGACACCTAGCGACGGTGAGTACCCGCTGCACACATTGCACCCATTTGCTTGATTTATTTTGCTGCTAACTCAAAAGTTTAAAAACATTCTCTCTTCGCCGCCTGTTGCGTTCCATAAAATATTTACTGTTGATGTCTACTACACGGATACAGCGGCTACAGCTACACTGATGTCTCAAATCAGGGGAAATAAATGCAGACTTTCACAAATTCGATCTACTTAAACTGGGATTGCAACAGGGAAACGTAAAATGTTTGAGTTATATTACGACAATTTTCGACAGTTTTTAACCTGTTTGCGTTAACTTTCCAAAATATAACATATAGATCGTATCCGAGTTTAATTCAAAATGCAAGTTTTGCCGAATATTTTCATCCATACAAGGTCAGGA from Heterodontus francisci isolate sHetFra1 chromosome 11, sHetFra1.hap1, whole genome shotgun sequence encodes:
- the LOC137374907 gene encoding C-type natriuretic peptide 2-like, with amino-acid sequence MNIISFLVSGLFLALLSTRTGANPLFQSQQDLAHLLGEEFSEYLSSERGTPAVMNAKVRFLRDLSFDTRSKSTWARLFNDYNNPRRFRGINKKGSSKGCFGRKLDRIGAMSGLGC